Proteins found in one Sulfitobacter pontiacus genomic segment:
- a CDS encoding flagellin: MVLGISSFSSFQFNLFNRQNVQRTTLELQRVSEEVSTGKKADIYADLGPRAASVMKLHGREANTQTFMTSNDVLASKLDAMLASVDAARTQVQSVLESALVNATRNGNGAEVLQMQARAALESLVSTMNTSYNGENLFSGLESNKTSLTRWPETSADTGRSPQSVVEEIFGAGPTDPASAKAIADQLEAVFNSQDADASRNFQGTFYQGSPERDASGAETKQISAWVNTGQEVVYGVRANDQSFRDAYKGLAMLAVTDVSQMDEAAYSTWMSEVVDSLSASQEGMLDISARIGFNQQIVEKTQTQLTDLSLVQRTQISNYESVDPYEAITRMNSLETQLQASYQVSSRLSSLSILNYLR; the protein is encoded by the coding sequence ATGGTTCTAGGTATCAGCAGTTTTTCGTCGTTCCAGTTTAACCTTTTCAACCGTCAGAACGTGCAGCGCACGACGCTGGAATTGCAACGGGTGAGCGAAGAAGTCTCTACCGGAAAAAAGGCCGACATCTATGCCGATCTGGGCCCGCGCGCGGCCTCGGTGATGAAGCTGCACGGGCGCGAGGCGAATACGCAGACCTTCATGACATCGAACGACGTGCTGGCGAGCAAGCTGGATGCGATGCTTGCGTCCGTCGACGCCGCGCGCACGCAAGTACAATCGGTGCTGGAAAGCGCGCTGGTCAACGCCACACGCAATGGCAACGGGGCCGAGGTGTTGCAGATGCAGGCCCGCGCCGCGCTGGAAAGCCTCGTGTCGACGATGAACACGTCGTATAATGGCGAGAACCTGTTTTCGGGGCTGGAATCCAACAAGACCTCGCTGACCCGCTGGCCTGAAACCAGTGCCGACACAGGCCGTTCACCGCAGTCGGTGGTCGAAGAAATCTTTGGCGCCGGTCCAACCGACCCAGCCAGCGCCAAAGCCATCGCGGATCAGCTAGAGGCCGTGTTCAACTCGCAAGACGCCGACGCCAGCCGGAATTTTCAGGGCACCTTCTATCAAGGCTCGCCCGAGCGTGATGCCAGTGGGGCCGAGACAAAGCAGATCAGCGCCTGGGTGAATACCGGACAAGAGGTCGTCTACGGTGTGCGCGCCAATGACCAGTCTTTCCGCGATGCCTACAAAGGGTTGGCGATGCTGGCCGTGACCGACGTGAGCCAGATGGACGAAGCGGCCTATAGCACCTGGATGTCAGAGGTGGTCGACAGCCTGTCGGCGTCGCAAGAGGGTATGTTGGATATTTCGGCGCGGATCGGGTTCAATCAGCAGATCGTCGAGAAGACCCAAACGCAGCTGACCGACCTTTCGCTGGTGCAGCGGACGCAAATCTCGAACTACGAAAGTGTTGATCCCTACGAGGCGATCACGCGCATGAATAGCCTCGAGACACAGTTGCAGGCGAGCTATCAGGTTTCCTCGCGGCTTTCGAGCCTGTCGATCCTGAATTACCTGCGCTGA
- the flgK gene encoding flagellar hook-associated protein FlgK — protein sequence MSLSGALNSATAGLHTTQGQSRIAADNVSNAMTPGYVRREAVLVTASGGQGGAVISEVRREVDATLQRMSRLENSRMTQYQSIQEGLTTYTAYLGQPGDGTSPADRFNDFQNSLTTLVNMPSSNGAQTSVALAAEDLVRSVKGAATTLSTTLNDVNMEIRYEVADLNTALYQLRDLNASGSGFTPGSLEAAQFDEKVDTILDQISGIVDTRIHRSSNGSISLYTVSGAALLEGRVVQDVTFNPSDGTLMAGNQDITPFKDGVRGIQHGSLAGLSELKRETIPQFSQQLDEYARGLIQTFEEADASLAPGEAGLFTDNGIAFDPVNITGLASRLQINSNISSTGDAEVWRIRDGLGATSPGAGSETVQINAFLAGLDTAMNAATGTGIPAEVTLRDFSAEMITSQAATRARAENDFNAAASAAEVVMSARRNSEGVNIDDEMQQLLLIEQSYAANSRVLTAVSEMIDTLIAAV from the coding sequence ATGAGCCTTTCGGGCGCGCTGAATTCGGCCACAGCCGGTTTGCATACGACACAGGGTCAGTCGCGGATCGCGGCGGATAACGTGTCGAATGCGATGACCCCCGGTTATGTCCGGCGCGAGGCGGTGTTGGTCACGGCCAGCGGCGGGCAGGGCGGTGCCGTCATCAGCGAGGTCCGCCGCGAGGTCGATGCGACGCTGCAACGGATGTCGCGGCTCGAAAACAGTCGGATGACGCAGTATCAGTCTATTCAGGAAGGGCTGACCACCTATACCGCCTATCTGGGACAACCCGGTGACGGCACATCGCCCGCAGACCGGTTTAACGATTTCCAGAACAGCCTGACAACGCTGGTCAATATGCCGTCGTCGAACGGGGCGCAGACATCGGTTGCGCTGGCGGCAGAGGATCTGGTGCGGTCGGTCAAAGGGGCGGCGACAACGCTATCGACGACGTTGAACGACGTGAATATGGAAATCCGCTATGAAGTCGCGGACCTGAACACGGCCCTATACCAGTTGCGCGATCTGAATGCCTCGGGCAGCGGCTTTACCCCCGGTTCGCTGGAGGCCGCGCAGTTTGATGAAAAGGTCGACACGATCCTTGACCAGATATCCGGGATCGTTGACACGCGGATACATCGGTCTTCGAACGGATCGATCAGCCTTTATACGGTCAGCGGGGCCGCATTGCTGGAGGGGCGCGTCGTACAGGATGTAACCTTTAACCCCAGCGACGGCACATTGATGGCGGGCAATCAGGATATCACCCCGTTCAAAGACGGTGTGCGTGGTATTCAGCACGGCAGTCTTGCGGGGCTTTCCGAGCTGAAGAGAGAGACTATTCCGCAGTTTAGTCAACAGTTGGACGAATACGCGCGGGGGCTGATCCAGACCTTTGAAGAGGCCGATGCCAGCCTTGCACCGGGCGAGGCGGGGCTGTTCACAGATAATGGGATCGCGTTTGATCCGGTAAATATCACCGGTCTGGCGAGCCGTTTGCAAATAAACAGCAATATCTCCTCTACTGGCGATGCCGAAGTTTGGCGTATCCGCGATGGCCTGGGGGCCACGTCCCCCGGTGCAGGGTCTGAAACGGTGCAGATCAACGCCTTTCTGGCAGGGCTCGACACGGCGATGAATGCGGCGACGGGCACGGGTATTCCCGCCGAGGTCACTTTGCGCGATTTTTCGGCAGAGATGATCACCAGCCAAGCGGCCACGCGCGCACGGGCAGAGAATGACTTTAACGCCGCGGCTTCTGCGGCAGAGGTCGTGATGTCGGCACGGCGCAATTCCGAGGGTGTGAATATTGATGACGAGATGCAGCAACTGCTGTTGATCGAACAAAGCTATGCGGCAAACTCCAGAGTGCTTACAGCAGTGTCAGAGATGATCGACACGTTGATCGCAGCGGTATGA
- a CDS encoding flagellar hook protein FlgE, whose amino-acid sequence MSISSALQTGVSGLRANSKAVGSISENIANSNTVGYRRGFAHMVTTTASGGNGDGVLSVNAVEELDIATAGGLISTNSSTDLAIGGNGFFAVSMNPNETVQTNYMLTRAGSFLPDEQGNLKNAAGYYLAGYPYGLEGDIGSVDRTSFKDMETVNIGNLNISAGVTSTITAFGNLPSQDTGQADPGAPFVTSSEVFTALGESQRVSFSWAPGTTANTWDLAIADQNGNGLGSVTIEFNNAGPAAGSPLSYSNINSTATAPAAFTVDPATGVATITLDNGVVPQEIDITLGKPGAFDGISQFAGDFSLAFDRDGSSAGELVRTEITEDGTLFGVFDNGMRRALYDIPVAVVANPNGLVEVKGNAYRLSGETGSFSALQANSSTVGSINAGALEGSNVDIAQEMTDLIKAQRAFSTNAKVITTVDDMMDETTRLKR is encoded by the coding sequence ATGAGCATTTCAAGTGCGCTTCAGACGGGTGTCAGCGGGCTGCGCGCCAACTCCAAGGCGGTTGGCAGCATCTCCGAGAACATCGCAAACTCGAACACGGTGGGGTACCGCCGCGGGTTCGCGCATATGGTCACGACCACAGCCTCGGGCGGGAATGGCGACGGGGTCCTGTCGGTCAACGCCGTTGAAGAGCTGGACATCGCGACAGCAGGCGGCCTGATCTCGACCAACTCCTCTACCGATCTGGCGATTGGCGGGAACGGTTTCTTCGCGGTGTCGATGAACCCGAACGAGACAGTGCAGACCAACTACATGCTGACCCGCGCGGGATCGTTCTTGCCGGATGAGCAGGGCAACCTGAAGAACGCGGCGGGGTATTATCTTGCGGGCTACCCCTACGGCCTGGAAGGGGACATCGGGTCGGTCGACCGGACGTCCTTCAAGGATATGGAAACGGTTAACATCGGCAATCTGAACATCTCTGCCGGCGTGACGTCGACCATCACTGCCTTTGGCAACCTGCCATCGCAGGACACTGGCCAAGCCGATCCCGGCGCACCTTTTGTCACTTCGTCCGAGGTGTTCACCGCCTTGGGTGAAAGCCAGCGCGTGAGCTTTTCCTGGGCACCTGGCACCACGGCGAACACATGGGATCTGGCAATTGCGGATCAGAATGGCAATGGGCTGGGCAGTGTCACGATCGAGTTCAATAACGCCGGACCTGCGGCGGGCTCTCCGCTGAGCTATAGCAACATCAATTCCACCGCGACGGCACCGGCCGCGTTTACCGTGGACCCTGCGACAGGCGTGGCGACGATCACCCTTGATAACGGGGTTGTCCCGCAAGAGATCGACATCACCCTTGGCAAGCCCGGCGCATTTGACGGGATTAGCCAGTTCGCGGGGGATTTCAGCCTCGCGTTTGATCGGGACGGGTCCAGCGCGGGCGAGCTGGTGCGCACCGAGATTACCGAAGACGGCACATTGTTCGGCGTTTTCGATAATGGCATGCGCCGCGCGCTTTATGACATTCCCGTCGCTGTCGTCGCCAACCCCAACGGGCTGGTCGAAGTGAAGGGCAACGCCTATCGCTTGTCGGGTGAAACAGGGTCGTTCTCTGCGTTGCAGGCCAATTCCTCGACCGTGGGGTCGATCAACGCCGGGGCGCTTGAAGGGTCTAACGTGGACATTGCGCAAGAGATGACCGACCTGATCAAGGCGCAGCGGGCGTTTTCGACCAATGCCAAAGTGATCACCACCGTCGACGATATGATGGATGAAACCACCCGTCTGAAACGATAA